The DNA sequence GAAGCGGTACTCCGACGTCACCTTCGTCCCGGTCGAGCCGACCAACGACATCAACCAGCAGATCTCCGCGGTCGAGTCGCTCATCCAGCAGAAGGTGGACGTGCTCGTGCTGCTGCCGAACGACGGCGAGCAGCTCAACCAGGTCGCCCGCCGGGCGATGGACGCGGGCATCCCGGTGGTGAACCTCGACCGGATCTTCCCCGACAAGCTCTCCTACCGGACCTGGATCGGGGGCGACAACTACGGCATGGGCGTCGCCGCCGGGCACTACATCGGCCGGAAGCTCAAGGAGAAGGGCGTCACCGACCCGGTGATCCTGGAGATCCAGGGCATCGCCACGCTGCCGCTCACCCAGGAACGCTCCAAGGGCTTCGAGGACGCGCTCCGCACGTACGGCTACCGCGTCACCGCCCGCCAGGACGCCCAGTTCACCGTGGAGTCCGGCACCGAGGTGGCGACCAACCTGCTGCAGGCGCACAAGAAGATCGACGCGATCTGGAACCACGACGACGACCAGGGCGTCGGCGTGCTCGCCGCGATCAAGGAGGCGGGCCGCAACGAGTTCTTCATGGTCGGCGGCGCCGGCTCGGCGAACGCGATGCGGGAGATCCAGTCCGGCACCAGCGTGCTGGAGTGCACCGTCACCTACAGCCCGACCATGGCCGGCTCGGCGGTGAAGCTCGCCCGGCTCATCGCGCAGGGCAGGGGTATGAGCGACCTGGTGGAGCAGCAGGTGCCCCAGTCGATCACGCTCGCCTCGGAAACGATCACCAAGGACAACGTCGAGCAGTACCTGCCGCTCGGCTTCGAATCCTAAAGTCAGGGGGCAACGCACGTGACAAGCAACAGCGCCACCGGCGGTGGCCCGGGCGCGATCCCGGCGATCGGGGTCGGCATGGTCGGTTACGCGTTCATGGGCCGGGCGCACTCGCACGCCTGGCGGAACGTGACCGCGTTCTTCGACCCGCCGCTCCGGCCGGTGCTCGCCGCGCTCGCCGGCCGGTCGAAGGAACGCGCCGAGGCCGCCGCCGCGAGCCTGGGCTGGGCCGCCGTGGAGACCGACTGGCGTGACCTGGTCGCCCGCGACGACGTCCAGATCGTCGACATCTGCACGCCCGGCGACTCGCACGCCGAGATCGCCATCGCCGCGCTCGAGGCGGGCAAGCACGTGCTGTGCGAGAAGCCGCTCGCCAACACCGTGGCGGAGGCCGCGGCGATGGCGGAGGCGGCCGAGCGGGCGGCGGCGCGCGGGGTGCGCAGCATGGTCGCCTTCAACTACCGGCGGGTCCCGGCGATCGCGCTCGCCCGCAGGCTCGTCGCCGAGGGCCGCCTCGGCGAGCTGCGGCACGTGCGCGCCCAGTACCTGCAGGACTGGATCGTCGACCCGGAGTTCCCGCTGGTGTGGCGGCTGCAGAAGGACAAGGCGGGCTCCGGCGCGCTCGGCGACATCGGCGCGCACATCATCGACACCGCGCAGTACATCACCGGCCGGCTCATCACCGGCGTCTCCGCGATCACCGAGACGTTCGTGACCGAACGCCCGCTCGCCGAGGAGTCGGCCGGGCTGTCCGCCGCCGCGGGCACCGCCGCCAAGGGCCGGGTGACCGTGGACGACGCCGCGCTGTTCATCGGCCGCATGGAGGGCGGGGTGCTCGCCTCGTTCGAGGCCACCCGGTTCGCCACCGGCCGCAAGAACGGCCTGCGCATCGAGATCAACGGCTCGCTCGGCAGCCTCGCCTTCGACTTCGAGGCGATGAACGAGCTGTGGTTCTACGACAACACCCAACCCGGGGCCGAGGCCGGGTTCCGGCGCATCCTCGTCACCGAGCCCGACCATCCGTACGCGGGGGCCTGGTGGCCGCCGGGACACGGCCTCGGGTACGACCACACCTTCACCCACGAGGTGAAGGACTTCCTGGAGGCGATCGCCGCCGGGACCGACCCCGCGCCGTCGTTCGCCGACGGCCTGCGGGTGCAGAAGGTGCTCGCCGCCGTCGAGCGCAGCGCCGCCGACGGCAGCCGCTGGACCAGCGTCGAGGAGATCGAGGAGGACGCATGAGCACCCGGCCCGTGACCCTGTTCACCGGACAGTGGGCGGACCTGCCGTTCGAGGAGGTGTGCCGGCTCGCCGCCGAGTGGGGCTATGACGGCCTCGAGATCGCCTGCTGGGGCGACCACTTCGAGGTGGACAAGGCCCTGGAGGACGACTCGTACGTCGCCCGCAAGCGCGAGGTCCTGGAGAAGTACAACCTCGGCGTCTGGACGATCTCCAACCACCTCGTCGGTCAGGCGGTCTGCGACCACCCGATCGACGAGCGGCACAAGGGCATCCTGCCCGCCCGGATCTGGGGCGACGGCGACCCGGAGGGGGTACGGCAGCGCGCCGCCGAGGAGATGAAGAACACCGCCCGCGCGGCGGCGAAGCTCGGCGTCAAGACCGTGGTCGGCTTCACCGGCTCGTCGATCTGGCACACCGTGGCGATGTTCCCGCCGGTGCCGCCCGCGATGATCGAGGCCGGGTACCGGGACTTCGCCGACCGGTGGCACCCGATCATCGACGTGTTCGACGAGGTAGGGGTGCGGTTCGCGCTCGAGGTGCACCCGAGCGAGATCGCCTACGACTACCACACCACGGTGCGCACGCTGGAGGCGATCGGCCGCCGCCCGGGGTTCGGGCTCAACTGGGACCCGTCGCACATGGTGTGGCAGCAGGTGGACCCGGTCGGGTTCATCCTCGACTTCGCCGACCGCATCTACCACGTGGACTGCAAGGACGCCAAGGTGCGGGTCGGTGACGGGCGGCGCGGCCGGCTCTCCTCCCACCTGCCGTGGGCGGACCCGCGCCGCGGCTGGGACTTCGTCTCCACCGGGCGCGGCGACGTGCCGTGGGAGGACTGCTTCCGGGCGCTCAACGCGATCGGGTACGACGGCCCGATCTCGATCGAGTGGGAGGACGCGGGCATGGACCGCCTGCAGGGCGCGCCCGAGGCGCTCGAGTACATCCGCCGCCTCAACGCGATCACCCCGCCCGCCGCGTCCTTCGACGCCGCCTTCGCCTCCGAGTGACGCCCCGCCGCCACGGGCGCCGGTCGTCCGCCGCGAGGCGCGGCGCGCGGCCCCACCCGCCACGAACCCACCCGCCACCAGGCCCGTGCTCGCCGCCGACACACCCCCCTCCCCCGCCAACCCGGCACGGCGGCGAGCACCCTCGGCTCCACCGCCTCCGCCGAGGAGGCCACGCTCCTGTGGCGCCCTCCCCGGGAGGCGGTGCCAGGCCGGCCGGCGCAGGTCAGGGGCGGGGACCTGCGCCGGCCACCCCGCCCGCGGCCCGGTATGCGAGCGGGTGGTACGGCCGGCCGCGGGCTCAGCCGTCCGAGGATCGGCCGAGCAGGTGGGCGTTGGGCTCGCGGGCGCGGCCGGCGAGGTCGGCGATCTCGACGAGGGTGATCCCGGCGGCCGCCAGCCGGGCCGCGCCGGTGGCCTCGACGAACACCGACGGCTCCCGCCAGGCGTACACCACGCGGCGGATGCCCGCCGCGATGATCAGCTCGGCGCAGGTGCGCGGCCGGGACCTGCGCCGCCCGCACGGCTCGAGGCTGCTGTAGATCGTGGCCGTGGCGAGCCGCGGGTCGGCCGGGTCGAGCTTGGCGAGCGCGGCCTCCTCGGCGTGCACGTGCGGGTCGGTCTCCCGGGAGTACCCGCGGGCCAGCTCCTCGCCGTCGGCGGACACGATCACCGCGCCGACCGAGAACGCGGTCTGCGAGGGCGGGCAGAGCCGGGCGAGGTCGCAGGCGATCGCCAGCCAGTGGCGGTCCCGGTTCGGCTCGTCGTTGCCGGTCATGGCGGGCCGCCTCACCGGAGCCGGTAGCGCAGCAGCGCCACGTCGCCGATCTTGACCACCTCGGTGAGGTTGAGCCGCCCCTTGGGCAGGTCGCCGCCGGACACGAACCGGGGCGCGGCGGGGTCGCCGACGAACAGCGGGGCGACCACGAGCTGCAGCTCGTCGGCGAGCCGTTCGGACAGGAACCGGGTGTGCAGGCCGCCGCCGCCCTCGACCATGAGCCGCCGGATGCCGCGCCGCCCCAGGTCGTCGAGGACGAGCCGGAGGTCGACCGTGTCCCCGGGCCCGCCGGTGTGGATCACCGTCGCCCGGTCCTTCAGCAGCCCGGCGAGCGGGACGGCGGCCGAGGCGGACGCGTACACGAGCTTCTCGCCGTCCCCGGCGGTGAAGAACGCGCACTCCGGGTCGAGGTCACCGCGCGCGGTGACGGTCACCTTGACCGGGTCGGGCGGCAGCCCGCGCGCCACCCGCCGGTGGCGGCGCTCCGGCGAGCGGATCAGCAGCCGGGGGTTGTCCCGGCGCACCGTGCCCGCCCCCACCATGATCGCGTCACAGGAGGCGCGGACCTCGTCCACCCGGTCGAAGTCCTCGGCGTTCGACAGCAGCAGCCGCTCCGGGCCGTTGTCGTCGATGTGGCCGTCGATGGACATCGCGCAGCTCAGCAGCACGTACGGCCGCACGCACCCTCACTTTCCCTCGGGCGCCCTGCCGGGCACCGGCGTCGGCGGTCCTCAGTCGCCGAGGTCGGCGTCGGCGAACAGCACCTGCTCGACGCTGTCGTGCACCTCGAACTCGTCCTGCACCCCGCTGACCCGGAGCAGCATCGCCATGCGCTCGCTCACGCCGGAGAGCACGAGGCGCCGCCCGCTCATCCGCATGATCTTCAGCGCGAACAGCAGCGCCCGGATTCCCGCCGCGTCGCAGAAGGTGACCCCGGAAAGGTCGATGATCACGAGGGGAGTGGAGCTGCGCGCCCACACGTCGGCGATGCACTCGCGGATGCGCGGGGCCACGAAGGTGTCGATCTCTCCGCTGAGATACAGGACCGTGCAATCGGCCTGCGGCTCCACCTGACCTCCAGTCTTCGGATAACGGACGCGGCATATCGCCGGAGTCGAGCGTTCCAGATCTCGGGTGCCGAATGCCACTCGATTAGCCCGTGGGCGGGCGGCGGCCGCCCGCCCGGCCGGGCCCTCGGTCACTCCTCGATGGTGAGCGCGGCCTTCGGGCAGGACCGCACCGCGTGACGCACCTTGTCGCGCAGCTCGGCGGGCGGCTCGGGCATGAGGATGTGCAGCCGCTCGTCGTCGTCGAGCTCGAACACCTCCGGCGCGAGGCCCACGCACACGCCGTTCGCCTCGCACACCAGTGCGTCGACCGTCAGCTTCATCGTGTACTCCTCGTACGGTACGGCTCGCCGTTGAACCACCTGAACGCTACCCCGCGGACGGCCCGTGCGGCTTGCGATGATCCCAACTGGTCACCCGGGTCGGGTGGACGGCGAAGGCGACCCGTTTGCGGGCGGTGTGCTCGATCGCCTCGCGCGGCGGCGCGGCGCCCCCGGCCCCGGCCATGCGCCCGGCCACGGCGAGCCCGACCGCCAGCACCCGCTCCGGGTCGGTGATCCGCTCGGCCGTGCCGTACAGCATGACCCCGCGCAGCTCGTGGTACGCCTCGCCGGCCTCGACCAGGCAGGTGACGCGCGGGTCGCGCTCGAGGTTGCGGGCCTTCTGCGACTTGGCGTAGGTCCAGAAGCAGATCCGCCCGTCGAGCAGGGCGTAGAACATCGGGACCAGGTGCGGCGTGCCGTCCCGGTTGACCGTGGCGAGCTGGAGCTTGTGCGACTCGGCGAGGAACGCCGCCACCTCGTCCTCGGTCATCGCGATCCGCGCGCGCTGGTGCATGCGACGAGTAGAACATAGTTCTGGTGGGCGGGGCAAGGCCCCACACGAATAGTGTTCTGCCCGGGAGGGACGATGATCGATCACACGGACGCCGCACCGCCGCGGATGCCCGCCGACCTGCTCGCCGCGGCCGAGCAGGCCAAGGGCTTCATGCCCACCGCCGAGGGCCTCGCGCTGTTCGAGACCGCCTGCCGGTACGGCCCGCTCGGCCCGATCTGCGAGATCGGCAGCTACTGCGGCAAGTCCGCCATCTACCTCGGCGCCGCCGCCCGGCTCGTCGGCACGGTGGTGTTCACCGTCGACCACCACCGCGGCTCGGAGGAGATCCAGCCCGGCTGGGAGTACCACGACCCCGAGCTGATGGACCCGCGGTTCGGCCGCATGGACTCCCTGCCGTTCTTCCGGCAGACGATCGCCGCCGCCGGCCTCGAGGACGAGGTGATCGCCATCGTCGGCCGCTCCGAGGTCGTCTCCCGGTACTGGAACACCCCGCTCGCCATGCTCTTCATCGACGGCGGCCACTCCGAGGAGCCGGTCACCCTCGACTACGAGGGCTGGGCCCCGCACGTCATGCCCGGCGGCGCCCTCGTCTTCCACGACATCTATCCCGACCCGGCCGACGGCGGGCAGGCGCCGTACCGCGTCTACCTCCGCGCCCTCGAGTCCGGCGAATTCCACGAGGTCCGCGCCGAGGGCTCACTCCGCGTGCTCGAGCGAAAGCGCGAATCGCGGTGACCGGGAGTGCGCCGCGAATTACGATTTACACGGCCCCCGATCGGACGGCGTCGAGGAAAGACCGCCAGGCGTCGGGCGTAAACGCCAATACCGGCCCGTCCGGATTCTTGCTGTCCCGTACGGCGACGACGCCCGGCCCGTTTCCCGCCTCGACACAGTTACCCATGGCATTGCTGTGGGTACTCTTTCGCCACACGGCGACTTCTACGCGGTGACCTTCGGCGTTGCTGTGGCTGCTTTTCCGCCAAGGAGAGGCGGCCGGGGGAGTGGAGCGCACGACAGATTCTCCTCAGGATTGTCACAGGCCCCCTGGTGGAGGCCGAAGTAACCTCGAACGAGAACGCCATCTCGCGAGGCCGCCCGACGAGCCGCCTATTCGCGAATAATTCTCGTTGACCCCAGTATGAGGCGTGCAGCCGCGATGTCCAGATCGTATGCGGTGCACAATCAATAACTCCGACCAGTGAAACCTGACTTGCCATTTTCGAGGCGAAGTCTCTCGCCATGGCCGGGCGACGGCGGGATGACCTTCTCAGGCGATGGTGGCCTGCCGCCGTCCGCCGCGGAACGGCCTCGTACGGGTGGTCCACCGGCGACCGGCGTCACCAGGCCGGACGCGCCGCGGAGGGCCCCCCTTCCTTGACGCCGGACGAATCATGACCGCCCGCGGTGTGGACGTGACGATCAGTTCCCTGATGAGCGCCGGGAGCATCGTGCCCGGCTCGACGTGGCGGGCGGCCTGTCGCAGCCGTGTCGCCTCCTCGGTCGCGGTCCGCAGGTCGGGCAGAGGGCGCGGTGGCACGTCGAGTTCCGGCGGTATGTCCCAGTGGGTGAGGGCTTGGCGGATCTCGGGGATCGTCGCGTGGATCCGGTCGGTGGTGGCGGTCCGACCCCGATACGGCTGACCGGTCAGGTCGGTCACGTCCACGTTCAGCGCCCGCGCCACGGCGCCGACGAAGGACGGGGTCGCGGGCTTGTGTCCGCTTTCGACCTGCGCGACCAGACTCTTGGAGCACGGCACCCGCTCGGCGAGGGCGCGCTGTGTCAGACCACGCGGTTTCCGTGCGCGGGCAATACGGCGCCCGATCGTCTCGTGGGCCTGCCCGGTCATGTCGGCGTCGTCCAGCCCTCCACCTCTTTTTGAAGGACCCGCGGACACTCCTCAGACTTGTCCTGCCGGGCTGACCATGTCCAGGGCTCGCGTTCGGTACCCGGGCCGCGACGTCGGGACCCGGTGACACCGCGCGCCTTTGCGGAATGCCTTCCCCGGAAGATTACAGAGCGCGTTCGCCGTATGACTCTTGTATGAAGGAAAAGGTCTCCGTATTCCTCCATGGCGCGCGGTCTTGACCGTGGTCTGGCCGAACACGGCCGGGAGCGGGGAGGGGCGACCGACCCGCTCCCGGCCCTGCGTCAGGGCGTGGCGTACCCGGGGCGGGGACTCCGCCCGGTCACGGTCGGCGATGCGGACCCGGTCAGGACAGGCGCGCGGGCTGGTGGCCGGCGGGTTCGCAGCCGCAGGAGGTGGTGGGGAGGGCGCGGGTGGGGATGTCGCGGAAGATGCCCGCGGCGGGGGTGGCGTTGGCGAGGGCGTCGGCGGCGAGGATGACGGCGGCGGCGGTGTAGGCGGAGCGTTCGTGGGGGAAGTGGGCGCGGTTGGCGAACTGCCAGCCGGTCCAGTACGAGCCGTCCTCGTGGCGCAGGTGCTGCATGTCGGCGAAGACGCGCAGGGCGCGGGTGCGGTCGCCGAGGGCGTCGAGGGCGAGCACGAGCTCGCACGACTCGGCCCCGGTGACCCAGGGCTGGTCGGAGACGCAGCGCACGCCGAGGCCGGGCACGACGAACACGTCCCAGTCGCGCTCCAGCCGGGCCATGCCCTCGGCCCCGCGTACGGCGCCGCCGAGCACGGGGTAGTACCAGTCCATCGAGAAGCGGCTCTTGTCGGCGAACGCCTCCGGGTGCGTGGCGATCACGTGGCCGAGCCGGTCGGCGGCGAGCTCCCAGTCCGGGCGGGGGTCGCCGAGGCGCTCGGCGAGCGCCGCGCCGCAGCGCAGGCCCTGGTGGATCGAGGAGCAGCCGGTGAGCAGCGCGTAGTCGGCCGGGCGGCCGCTCGCCGTACGCTCCCAGACGATCTCGCCGCGCGGGGTCTGCAGGTCGACGACGAAGTCGAGCGCCCGGGTCACCACGGGCCACATCGCCCGGGCGAAGTCCTCGTCGCCGGTGACGAGCAGCTCGTGCCACACGCCGACCGCGACGTACGCGGCGTGGTTGCTCTCCCCGCCGTGCTCCACGGCCTCGCCGCGCACGAGCTTCATCGGCCAGGAGCCGTCCTCGCGCTGGTGCCGTACCAGCCACTCGTAGCCCTTGCGGGCGGGCTCGGTGAGCCCGGCGACGGTGAGCGCCATGAGGCACTCGACGTGGTTCCAGGCGTCCACGTGCCCGTCGGGCCAGGGGATGCCGCCGTCCTGCTCCTGCATCGCGGCGATGCTCTCGGCGGTCTGCACGACCTGCGCGGCGTCGAGCACGCCGGGCACCGCGGGCACGCGCGGCGAGGCGGGCGCGGTCATGCGGGCTTCCGCGCGTACACGACCACGCTCTTGCCGATCAGCGGGTTGAGCAGCCGCTCGGCGATCCGGGTCACGGCCGGGCGCTTCATGATGTCCCAGACGAGCAGGTCGTGGTACCGCTTGGCGAGCGGGTGGTCGTTGTTGTTCACCCCCACCGCGCACTTGATCCACCAGTACGGCGAGTGCAGCCCGTGGGCGTGGTGGTGCGGGCCCACGCGCAGCCCGGCGGCCTTGAGCTTCGCCTTCAGCTCGGCGAGCGTGTAGATCCGGATGTGCCCGCCGGGGGCGGTGTGGTACTCCTCCGACAGCGCCCAGCAGATGCGCTCGGGCAGGAAGCTCGGCACGGTGACGGCGAGGAACCCGCCCGGCTTGAGCACCCGGACGATCTCCGCGATCGCCTGGGTGTCGTGCGGGATGTGCTCGAGCACCTCGGCGGCGATCACGTGGTCGAAGCTCGCGTCCGGGAACGGCATGGCGAGCGCGTCGCCGCTCACCGTGGTGCCGGTCGCCCCGTCGGGGATCTCGCCCGCCTTGCTCATCGCGGCGAACATCGCGGCCACGCCCTCGAGCTCCTTGAGGTCCTGGTCGAAGGCGACCACGTCGGCGCCGCGGCGCAGCACCTCGAACGCGTGCCGGCCGCCGCCGCAGCCCAGGTCGAGGACCCGGTCGCCGGGCCGTACCGGAAGCCGGGAGAAGTCGACGGTGAGCACCTACGCCGCTCCCTTCCGGGCGGTGCGGGCGGCGCGGGCGGCGATCGCCTCGCGGTACGCCTCGACGGTGCGCTTGGCCACCACGCGCCAGGTGAACCGCTCCTGCACCCGGTCGTAGCCGGCGCGGCCGACCTTCTCCCGCAGCTCGGGGGAGTCGTGCAGGCGGCGCAGCGCGGCGGCGAGCTCCTCGGCGTCGCCGGGCGTGACGAGGATCGCGGCGTCGCCGACCACCTCGGGCAGCGCCCCGGTACGGCTCGCGATCAGCGGCGTGCCGCACGCCATGTGCTCGACGGCCGGGAGCGAGAAGCCCTCGTACAGCGACGGCACCACGGAGATCTCCGAGGTGGCGATGAGCTCGCCGAGCTCGTCGTCGCTGATGCCGTGCACGAACCGCACCCGGTCGCCGAGGGCGAGCTCCTGGACGAGCCTCTCGGTCGGCCCGCCCGGGGTGGGGCGGCTCACCACGGTGAGGTTGACGTCCCGCTCGGTGGCGAGCTTGGCGACCGCGTGCAGCAGCGTGGCCACGCCCTTCATCGGGGAGTCGGCGCTCGCCACGGCCACGATCGAGCCCGGTCGCTTCGGCAGGTGCGGCCGGGGGTGGAAGTAGCGGGTGTCCACCCCGAGCGGGATGAGCCGCATGTTGCGCTGCGGCACGTTGAAGTCGCGGTGGATGTCGGCGAGGCTCGACTCGCTCACCGTGAGGATCGGGTTGAGCCGGGCCGCCACGTAGGCCTGCATGCGGACGAACCCGTACCAGCGGCGCAGCGAGTACCGCTTCCAGCCCTCGGCGTTCTGCAGCTCGATGCGGCGGTCCACGCTGATCGGGTGGTGGATGGTGCCGACCACCGGGAACAGCCGCTGGATGCCGAGGATGCCGTACCCGAGGGTCTGGTTGTCCTGCACCACGTCGAAGTCGCCGGCCCGCCGCTTCAGCTCACGGTAGGCCCGCAGGCTGAAGGTGAGCGGCTCGGGGAAGCCGGCCGTCCACATCGTGGCGACCTCGAGCACGTCGATCCAGTCCCGGTACTCGTGGAGCTTGGGGGTGCGAAAGGGGTCCTCGTCCCGGTACAGGTCGAGGCTCGGCACCTGGTTGAGGATCACGCCCTCGTCGAGCTCCGGGTACGGCTGGCCGGAGAAGACCTCCACGTGGTGGCCCAGGGCGACGAGCTCGCGGCTGAGGTGGCGCAGGTAGACGCCCTGCCCGCCGCACGTCGGCTTACTGCGGTAGGACAGCAGGGCGACCCGTAGTGGCTCCCCCTCCGTCGGCTCGGCGTCGGTGCGGTCAAGGCCGCGCTCCTTCAAGGGCCACCCCTTTCGTCCGGACTGTGGTAAGTCGCGGGACATATACCCGAAGATGACCTTAACGCGCCCCTATTACCCTTCGGTAGCGGAACGCGGACTGAGCGGCCACCCTACTAGAACCATGTTCGGTGTAACAAGTTCCAGTGCAGGACCCGGATCCGCGCCCCCTCCGAGAGCGTGACATGGGGGTCGTCGCGGTACATTCCAGATCCATAGGCGATAATCCGGGCGCCTGTCGGACGGGGGCCGTACCCGAAGAGCAAGGAGAACCTGTTGGCCAGGCGTGCGCTGATCACCGGCATCACCGGTCAGGACGGCTCCTATCTCGCCGAGCACCTGCTGAACGAGGGGTACGAGGTCTGGGGCCTGGTACGCGGGCAGTCGAACCCGCGGCTGTCCCGGCTCGGCTCACTCCTCAAGGAGGTGCGGCTCATCCGGGGTGACCTGCTCGATCAGGGCTCCCTGATCGCGGCCGTGGAGAAGGCCCAGCCGGACGAGGTCTACAACCTCGGCGCGATCTCGTTCGTGCCGATGTCGTGGGAGCAGGCCGAGCTGACCGCCGAGGTCACCGGCATGGGCGTGCTGCGCATGCTGGAGGCGATCCGGGTCTGCTCGGGCATCACCGCGTCCCGCGGGGCCACCACCGGCCAGATCCGCTTCTACCAGGCCTCGTCCTCGGAGATGTTCGGCCAGGTGCGGGAGACGCCGCAGACCGAACGCACCCCGTTCCATCCCCGCTCGCCGTACGGCGTGGCGAAGGCCTACGGGCACTTCCTCACGCAGAACTACCGCGAGTCGTACGGGATGTTCGCGGTCTCCGGCATCCTGTTCAACCACGAGTCACCGCGGCGCGGCGCCGAGTTCGTCACCCGCAAGGTCTCCCTCGGGGTCGCCCGGATCAAGCTCGGCATGGCCAAGGAGCTCCGGCTCGGCAACCTCGAGGCGCGGCGGGACTGGGGGTTCGCGGGCGACTACGTCCGGGCGATGCACATGATGCTGCAGCGGGACACGCCCGAGGACTACGTGATCGGCACCGGCCGTACCCACTCGGTGCGCGAGCTGGTGAGCACCGCGTTCGCGGCGGCGGGGCTGCCGTGGGAGCCGTACGTGGTCTCCGACGAGTCACTGCACCGCCCGGCCGAGGTCGACCTGCTCTGCGCGGACCCGAAGAAGGCGCGGACCCAGCTCGGCTGGGAGCCGTCGGTCACGTTCGAGGAGCTCATCCAGATGATGGTCGAGTCCGACCTGCGCCTGCTGTCGAACGGCGAGGACCCGCACCAGCACTCCTCCTGGCCCTGACCGGCCCCGTCACGCCCCGCCGTCGACGCGGCGGCCGCGCAGCAGGCGCCACATCAGCCACGCCAGGAACAGGCTGGCGAGGGGCGTCAGGAGGAAGAAGGCCTGGGCGAGCCAGTCGGGCACCGGCAGCCACACCGCGAGCGCGATGAGCGGCACGGAGATCGGCATGGCGACGACCCAGGCGAGGAACGCCGTCGGGGCGTTCCACAGGCCGCCGGTGACCTCGGGCGGGAGATGGGGCGCGGCGATCTCGACCAGGGTCACCAGGACGACGATCGCGGCGTACCCGGCGGCGACGAGGAACGCCAGGCGGCCCCTGCGGTACGGGCGGTGGACGCGTTCGATCCGGCGCGCCACGGCCGTGGCCGCGGCCCGGCCGGCGGCGACCGCCTGCCGGACCTGTGCCCGGACCGGGCGGGAGTCCGGTGCGGTCGGCGGGTTGCCCTGCGTCATGATTCCCCCTCTGGACTCGAGCGCTTCCATAGGGTTTGACGCCGGAACCGCGCAGGTTGTTGGGCGTGCGAGGGATCCGCGGCCGGACACGTTTCCGGCCGCGGGCGACCCGCCGTCGCCGCCCGGCCCGGGCGGTGGTCGTACCGCCGCGCCGGGCGGACGCGTCAGACCGCGACGGGCAGGTTCTTGATCCCGTTGATGAAGTACGAGCGCAGGCGGCGCGGCTCGCCGGCCTGGCGGATCGTGGGCACGCGGCGGGCGAGGGTCTCCAGCAGCACGCGGAGCTCCAGCTTCGCCAGGTGGCTGCCGAGGCAGAAGTGCGCGCCACC is a window from the Thermopolyspora flexuosa genome containing:
- a CDS encoding helix-turn-helix domain-containing protein — its product is MTGQAHETIGRRIARARKPRGLTQRALAERVPCSKSLVAQVESGHKPATPSFVGAVARALNVDVTDLTGQPYRGRTATTDRIHATIPEIRQALTHWDIPPELDVPPRPLPDLRTATEEATRLRQAARHVEPGTMLPALIRELIVTSTPRAVMIRPASRKGGPPRRVRPGDAGRRWTTRTRPFRGGRRQATIA
- a CDS encoding prenyltransferase; this encodes MTAPASPRVPAVPGVLDAAQVVQTAESIAAMQEQDGGIPWPDGHVDAWNHVECLMALTVAGLTEPARKGYEWLVRHQREDGSWPMKLVRGEAVEHGGESNHAAYVAVGVWHELLVTGDEDFARAMWPVVTRALDFVVDLQTPRGEIVWERTASGRPADYALLTGCSSIHQGLRCGAALAERLGDPRPDWELAADRLGHVIATHPEAFADKSRFSMDWYYPVLGGAVRGAEGMARLERDWDVFVVPGLGVRCVSDQPWVTGAESCELVLALDALGDRTRALRVFADMQHLRHEDGSYWTGWQFANRAHFPHERSAYTAAAVILAADALANATPAAGIFRDIPTRALPTTSCGCEPAGHQPARLS
- a CDS encoding class I SAM-dependent methyltransferase, whose translation is MLTVDFSRLPVRPGDRVLDLGCGGGRHAFEVLRRGADVVAFDQDLKELEGVAAMFAAMSKAGEIPDGATGTTVSGDALAMPFPDASFDHVIAAEVLEHIPHDTQAIAEIVRVLKPGGFLAVTVPSFLPERICWALSEEYHTAPGGHIRIYTLAELKAKLKAAGLRVGPHHHAHGLHSPYWWIKCAVGVNNNDHPLAKRYHDLLVWDIMKRPAVTRIAERLLNPLIGKSVVVYARKPA
- a CDS encoding glycosyltransferase family 4 protein, yielding MKERGLDRTDAEPTEGEPLRVALLSYRSKPTCGGQGVYLRHLSRELVALGHHVEVFSGQPYPELDEGVILNQVPSLDLYRDEDPFRTPKLHEYRDWIDVLEVATMWTAGFPEPLTFSLRAYRELKRRAGDFDVVQDNQTLGYGILGIQRLFPVVGTIHHPISVDRRIELQNAEGWKRYSLRRWYGFVRMQAYVAARLNPILTVSESSLADIHRDFNVPQRNMRLIPLGVDTRYFHPRPHLPKRPGSIVAVASADSPMKGVATLLHAVAKLATERDVNLTVVSRPTPGGPTERLVQELALGDRVRFVHGISDDELGELIATSEISVVPSLYEGFSLPAVEHMACGTPLIASRTGALPEVVGDAAILVTPGDAEELAAALRRLHDSPELREKVGRAGYDRVQERFTWRVVAKRTVEAYREAIAARAARTARKGAA
- a CDS encoding GDP-mannose 4,6-dehydratase; the encoded protein is MARRALITGITGQDGSYLAEHLLNEGYEVWGLVRGQSNPRLSRLGSLLKEVRLIRGDLLDQGSLIAAVEKAQPDEVYNLGAISFVPMSWEQAELTAEVTGMGVLRMLEAIRVCSGITASRGATTGQIRFYQASSSEMFGQVRETPQTERTPFHPRSPYGVAKAYGHFLTQNYRESYGMFAVSGILFNHESPRRGAEFVTRKVSLGVARIKLGMAKELRLGNLEARRDWGFAGDYVRAMHMMLQRDTPEDYVIGTGRTHSVRELVSTAFAAAGLPWEPYVVSDESLHRPAEVDLLCADPKKARTQLGWEPSVTFEELIQMMVESDLRLLSNGEDPHQHSSWP